One part of the Syngnathus acus chromosome 17, fSynAcu1.2, whole genome shotgun sequence genome encodes these proteins:
- the rab2a gene encoding ras-related protein Rab-2A — protein MAYAYLFKYIIIGDTGVGKSCLLLQFTDKRFQPVHDLTIGVEFGARMITIDGKQIKLQIWDTAGQESFRSITRSYYRGAAGALLVYDITRRDTFNHLTTWLEDARQHSNSNMVIMLIGNKSDLESRREVKKEEGEAFAREHGLIFMETSAKTASNVEEAFINTAKEIYEKIQEGVFDINNEANGIKIGPQHPTTNSTLPGSQGGQQAGGGCC, from the exons GTGTCGGAAAGTCATGTCTATTACTACAGTTCACAGACAAGAGGTTTCAGCCTGTTCACGACCTTACCATTG GGGTGGAGTTTGGAGCGAGGATGATCACTATAGATGGCAAACAGATTAAACTGCAGATCTGGGATACG GCTGGTCAGGAGTCGTTCCGGTCCATCACCAGGTCTTATTACAGAGGAGCAGCAGGAGCACTGCTCGTCTATGACATCACAAG GAGGGACACTTTTAACCACTTGACGACCTGGTTAGAGGATGCTCGCCAACATTCCAACTCCAATATGGTCATCATGCTCATTGGCAACAAGAG TGACCTAGAGTCACGGAGAGAGGTAAAGAAAGAGGAAGGGGAAGCATTTGCCAGAGAACACGGCCTCATATTTATGGAGACCTCAGCCAAGACGGCCTCAAACGTAGAGGAG GCTTTCATCAACACAGCCAAGGAGATTTATGAGAAGATCCAAGAGGGTGTTTTTGATATCAACAATGAG GCTAACGGTATTAAGATCGGACCGCAACACCCTACCACCAACTCAACACTGCCCGGTAGCCAGGGAGGCCAACAGGCTGGAGGCGGCTGCTGCTGA